The Alteriqipengyuania halimionae genome contains a region encoding:
- a CDS encoding acyl-CoA dehydrogenase family protein, with amino-acid sequence MATQLEPEARENADVFREEVRQFLAEKFPEELKGKGLSMGGIEGREKETPAQKAWREAMGERGWGTPTWPKEYGGGGLNRKQAAILNEELARAGAYNPIGGMGVMMFGPTLLEYGSEAQKQEHIPPICRGEIRWCQGYSEPNAGSDLANLQTMAEDKGDHYLVNGQKTWTSGGQWADKCFAIVRTDRSDKHKGISFLLIDMDSPGVEVRPITMISGTSPFCETFFTDVKVPKENLVGEEGQGWTIGKRLLQHERTNLSGAAPGGRGGGSLADIAKKYGKVNADGTLADPVLRDRIADFEIRWTSFLHTARRAVEESKAQGGVSEISSALKKLGTKLGQERAEMTIEIMGLQGLGWEGEGFSPVELAGVRAWLYGKATTIYGGSTEIQNNVIAKRVLGMLDHQ; translated from the coding sequence ATGGCTACCCAGCTTGAACCAGAGGCGCGCGAGAACGCCGACGTCTTCCGCGAGGAAGTACGGCAATTCCTCGCCGAAAAGTTTCCTGAAGAGCTCAAGGGCAAGGGTCTCTCCATGGGCGGAATCGAAGGGAGGGAAAAGGAAACCCCCGCCCAGAAAGCGTGGCGCGAAGCGATGGGCGAACGCGGCTGGGGCACCCCCACCTGGCCCAAGGAATACGGCGGCGGCGGGTTGAACCGCAAACAGGCGGCCATCCTGAACGAGGAACTGGCGCGCGCCGGGGCCTACAACCCCATTGGCGGCATGGGCGTGATGATGTTCGGCCCCACGCTGCTGGAATATGGCAGCGAAGCGCAGAAGCAGGAGCATATCCCGCCGATCTGCCGCGGCGAAATCCGCTGGTGCCAGGGCTATTCGGAACCCAATGCCGGGTCCGACCTCGCCAACTTGCAGACGATGGCGGAGGACAAGGGCGACCACTACCTCGTCAACGGGCAGAAGACCTGGACCAGCGGCGGGCAATGGGCGGACAAGTGCTTCGCCATCGTCCGCACCGACCGCAGCGACAAGCACAAGGGCATTTCCTTCCTGCTGATCGACATGGATTCGCCCGGCGTCGAAGTGCGCCCGATCACAATGATCAGCGGCACCAGCCCGTTCTGCGAAACCTTCTTCACCGATGTGAAGGTGCCCAAGGAAAACCTTGTCGGCGAGGAAGGGCAGGGCTGGACCATCGGCAAGCGGCTGCTCCAGCATGAGCGCACCAACCTCTCCGGTGCAGCGCCGGGCGGGCGCGGAGGCGGAAGCCTTGCGGACATTGCCAAGAAGTACGGCAAGGTGAACGCAGACGGCACGCTGGCCGACCCCGTGCTGCGCGACCGGATTGCCGATTTCGAAATCCGCTGGACCAGTTTCCTGCACACCGCGCGCCGCGCGGTCGAGGAAAGCAAGGCGCAGGGCGGCGTCTCCGAAATCAGCTCCGCGCTCAAGAAGCTCGGCACTAAGCTCGGCCAGGAACGCGCCGAGATGACCATCGAGATCATGGGCCTGCAGGGGCTCGGCTGGGAGGGCGAAGGGTTCAGCCCCGTCGAGCTCGCGGGCGTGCGCGCCTGGCTCTACGGCAAGGCCACCACGATCTACGGCGGATCGACCGAAATTCAGAACAACGTTATCGCCAAGCGTGTGCTCGGCATGCTCGACCACCAGTAA
- a CDS encoding MFS transporter encodes MVTAPTAPKLGFVTKLLYGTGSIGYGIKDVAFRSFLLLYYNQVIGVRAELVSFAILVALVVDAISDPVVGQWSDSIRTRLGRRHPLMLASALPASASLLLLFFPPVGMNDTQTFWYIVVIGCCVRTFITFYEIPSSALAPELTSNYDERTSIASYRYFFAYLGGVGMAFLTLLVFLAPTAEYPVGQLNPAGYEAFAIVGSALMLGAILLSSFGTLHRVKHFKMPPAPEKIGVVRTLGQMGQTFSNKGFLAILAFGVLKYTSVGMTSALSIYFGTYFWGFSSAQLAILTVDSLAGAFLALFFAPLVSKRLGKRNAAFYLAIVAVIFASAPYLLRFAGLMPENGDPRLVASVFAFSMLFQLCGVSSAVLTHAMIGDIVEESQLRTGRRSEGLFYAANTLMQKSTSGLGVFAAGLLVAFVGIVPGSDPRTIDPEIPRMLALVYVPTLIVLYIGGAGFLFAYRIDRASHEANVEELARRDRASAVNADEVPEPAE; translated from the coding sequence ATGGTAACCGCCCCTACAGCCCCCAAGCTCGGCTTTGTCACCAAGCTGCTCTACGGCACCGGCTCGATCGGGTACGGGATCAAGGACGTCGCCTTCCGATCCTTCCTGCTGCTCTATTACAATCAGGTCATCGGCGTTCGCGCGGAGCTCGTCTCCTTCGCGATCCTGGTCGCGCTGGTGGTGGATGCGATCTCCGATCCCGTGGTGGGCCAGTGGTCGGATTCGATCCGCACGCGGCTGGGACGACGGCATCCACTGATGCTCGCTTCCGCCCTGCCCGCCTCGGCCAGCCTGCTATTGCTGTTCTTCCCGCCCGTCGGGATGAACGACACCCAGACCTTCTGGTACATCGTGGTGATCGGCTGCTGTGTGCGCACCTTCATCACCTTCTACGAAATCCCGAGCTCGGCCCTCGCGCCAGAACTGACCAGCAATTACGACGAGCGGACCTCGATCGCGAGCTACCGCTATTTCTTCGCCTATCTCGGAGGGGTCGGCATGGCCTTCCTGACACTGCTCGTTTTTCTCGCGCCGACCGCCGAATATCCGGTCGGCCAGCTCAACCCGGCCGGCTATGAAGCCTTCGCCATCGTGGGCTCGGCGCTGATGCTGGGTGCGATCCTGCTGTCGAGCTTCGGCACGCTGCACCGGGTCAAGCACTTCAAGATGCCGCCCGCGCCCGAGAAGATCGGTGTAGTCAGGACGCTCGGCCAGATGGGACAGACCTTCTCCAACAAGGGCTTCCTCGCGATCCTCGCCTTCGGGGTCCTCAAATATACCTCGGTCGGCATGACTTCGGCGCTGAGCATTTATTTCGGCACCTATTTCTGGGGCTTCAGTTCGGCTCAGCTGGCGATCCTGACGGTGGATTCGCTGGCGGGCGCATTCCTCGCGCTGTTCTTCGCGCCGCTGGTGTCGAAGCGGCTGGGCAAGCGCAATGCCGCCTTCTACCTCGCAATCGTCGCGGTCATTTTCGCCAGCGCGCCCTACCTGCTGCGGTTCGCGGGACTAATGCCTGAGAACGGAGATCCGCGGCTTGTCGCCAGCGTCTTCGCATTCTCGATGCTGTTCCAGCTGTGCGGGGTTTCCTCAGCCGTGCTGACCCACGCGATGATCGGCGATATCGTGGAGGAAAGCCAGTTGCGCACGGGCCGCCGGTCCGAAGGGCTGTTCTACGCGGCGAACACGCTAATGCAGAAATCGACCTCGGGCCTTGGCGTCTTCGCCGCAGGGCTGCTGGTCGCTTTCGTCGGCATCGTGCCCGGTTCAGACCCGCGCACCATCGATCCGGAAATCCCGCGCATGCTGGCGCTCGTCTACGTGCCAACGCTGATCGTGCTCTACATAGGCGGGGCCGGCTTCCTATTTGCCTATCGCATCGACCGTGCGAGCCACGAGGCCAACGTCGAGGAGCTTGCCCGGCGCGACCGCGCCAGCGCCGTCAATGCCGACGAGGTTCCCGAACCCGCCGAATAG
- a CDS encoding MFS transporter — protein sequence MATIAPSPATSSTLAPTPPMTRVHRLSFGFGAIANGVKNAAFSTYLLLFYNQVLGVPAAIVSGAIALTLLVDAFADPFIGRWSDMTRSQIGRRHPFIFGSALPTSAFFVLSWFPPDGLSDMQMGFWIFALASLTRMSISAFEIPTSAMAAELTDNYSERTGLFGLRYFFGYLGTFGFAAFSLAVFFVATPEISRGQLNPEGYVKFAWLGGALILIAILVCGFGTLSRVPNLRQRDEPGEGATPASHFKEMWEAFRNRGFLAIFGFGVFKYTAIGLYAATTVYFSTYVFKLGADELALLTFDSLIAAIIAAPLAPRFSRWLGKRNTSMFMAIIGITLGISPLFLTFIGVFFKPGDPLLLPTLFVIGAVYGAMIAISLINTSSMLADVVEDHAVRTGQHTAGVFFAASSFMQQCSAGFGIMMAGIVLELSDFPTKAEVSQITPAMEQSLIIHYIPFSLGLWVIGALFLLFYPITENTHRENVERLKAREAQAREQSIRDGAFGSPAR from the coding sequence ATGGCCACCATAGCCCCCTCCCCCGCGACGTCTTCCACCCTCGCCCCCACCCCGCCGATGACGCGGGTCCATCGGCTCAGCTTCGGCTTCGGCGCAATCGCCAATGGCGTGAAGAATGCCGCCTTCTCAACCTATCTGCTGCTGTTCTACAATCAGGTTCTGGGCGTCCCCGCCGCGATCGTTTCGGGGGCCATCGCGCTCACATTGCTGGTCGACGCCTTCGCCGATCCGTTCATCGGGCGCTGGTCCGATATGACACGATCTCAAATCGGGCGGCGCCATCCCTTCATCTTCGGCTCGGCCCTGCCAACTTCGGCTTTCTTCGTCCTGTCGTGGTTTCCGCCGGACGGCCTCAGCGACATGCAGATGGGGTTCTGGATCTTCGCGCTCGCCTCGCTCACCCGCATGTCCATCAGCGCGTTCGAAATCCCAACCAGCGCGATGGCGGCGGAGCTGACAGACAACTATTCCGAACGCACCGGACTGTTCGGCCTGCGCTATTTCTTCGGCTATCTCGGCACCTTCGGTTTCGCCGCCTTCTCGCTCGCGGTGTTCTTCGTCGCCACGCCCGAGATTTCGCGGGGTCAGCTCAACCCCGAAGGCTACGTCAAGTTCGCCTGGCTCGGCGGGGCGCTGATCCTGATCGCCATCCTGGTGTGCGGCTTCGGCACCCTGAGCCGCGTGCCCAACCTGCGCCAGCGCGACGAACCGGGCGAAGGCGCGACCCCTGCCTCGCATTTCAAGGAAATGTGGGAGGCCTTCCGCAATCGCGGCTTCCTGGCGATCTTCGGCTTCGGCGTGTTCAAATATACCGCCATCGGCCTGTACGCGGCGACCACGGTCTATTTCAGCACCTACGTTTTCAAACTCGGAGCGGACGAGCTCGCACTGCTCACGTTCGACAGCCTGATCGCAGCCATCATTGCTGCACCACTCGCACCACGTTTTTCGCGTTGGCTGGGCAAGCGCAACACCTCGATGTTCATGGCGATCATCGGCATCACGCTGGGAATATCACCCCTGTTCCTCACGTTCATCGGCGTGTTCTTCAAGCCCGGCGATCCGCTGTTGCTGCCGACCCTGTTCGTGATCGGCGCGGTCTACGGCGCGATGATCGCAATCTCGCTGATCAACACATCTTCCATGCTGGCCGACGTGGTGGAAGACCACGCGGTGCGCACCGGCCAGCATACGGCGGGCGTGTTCTTCGCGGCGTCCAGCTTCATGCAACAGTGTTCGGCCGGCTTCGGCATCATGATGGCGGGCATCGTGCTTGAGCTGTCCGATTTCCCGACCAAGGCCGAGGTGTCGCAGATCACACCCGCGATGGAGCAGAGCCTGATCATCCACTATATTCCGTTCTCGCTCGGGCTGTGGGTGATCGGCGCGCTGTTCCTGCTGTTCTATCCCATCACCGAAAATACGCACCGCGAGAATGTCGAACGGCTCAAGGCACGCGAGGCCCAAGCGCGCGAACAGTCGATCCGCGACGGCGCATTCGGCTCGCCCGCAAGATAG
- a CDS encoding acyl-CoA dehydrogenase family protein, translating to MAWDFETEPGFQEKLDWMEVFVREKVEPLGLLGIHPYDVKNPRRNELVRPLQDEVKAQGLWACHLGPELGGQGYGQVKLGLMNEILGGASFAPIVFGCQAPDTGNAEIIAHYGTPEQKTRYLEPLLENKIVSAFSMTEPQGGSDPTNFVTRAEPDGDDWLINGEKWFSTNGKWADFLIVMAVTDPDAQRHQRMSMFIVPIDTPGVEIVRNVGVYGQESGSESYIRYTDVRVPADHLLGERGGAFAISQTRLGGGRVHHAMRTVGSCKRLLDAMSRRAVSRKTRTGTISDYQSVQMQIADSYIELEQFKLFVLKTAWMIDKHQDYRKVRKDIAAIKALMPKVYHDIAQRCIHIHGSLGVSNEMPFVGNLIGSMVMGIADGPTEVHKVTVAKQHLRAYRDIEDPTFPEYSLIERRARAQDMYDPVDEIVEAAE from the coding sequence ATGGCTTGGGATTTCGAGACCGAGCCCGGCTTTCAAGAGAAGCTGGATTGGATGGAAGTTTTCGTGCGCGAGAAGGTCGAGCCGCTCGGCCTGCTCGGCATTCATCCGTACGACGTCAAGAATCCGCGACGAAACGAGCTGGTTCGCCCGCTGCAGGATGAGGTAAAGGCACAGGGCCTATGGGCCTGCCACCTCGGGCCCGAACTGGGCGGACAGGGCTACGGACAGGTCAAGCTGGGCCTCATGAACGAAATTCTCGGCGGTGCGAGCTTCGCGCCGATCGTGTTCGGCTGCCAGGCGCCCGACACCGGCAATGCGGAGATCATCGCCCATTACGGCACGCCGGAACAGAAAACGCGGTATCTGGAACCGTTGCTTGAAAACAAGATCGTTTCAGCCTTCTCGATGACCGAGCCACAGGGCGGATCGGACCCGACCAACTTCGTCACCCGCGCCGAGCCTGACGGCGATGACTGGCTGATCAACGGCGAAAAATGGTTCTCCACCAACGGCAAGTGGGCCGATTTCCTGATCGTGATGGCTGTCACCGATCCCGATGCGCAGCGCCATCAGCGGATGAGCATGTTCATCGTGCCGATCGACACACCCGGCGTCGAAATCGTGCGCAACGTGGGCGTCTACGGGCAGGAGAGCGGCTCGGAGAGCTACATCCGATACACCGACGTGCGCGTTCCGGCGGATCATCTGCTCGGTGAGCGCGGCGGAGCCTTCGCCATCTCACAGACCCGGCTGGGCGGCGGGCGTGTCCACCATGCGATGCGCACTGTCGGTAGCTGCAAGCGCCTGCTCGACGCGATGAGCCGCCGCGCGGTCAGCCGCAAGACGCGCACCGGTACGATCTCCGATTACCAGAGCGTGCAGATGCAGATCGCGGACAGCTATATCGAGCTGGAGCAGTTCAAGCTGTTCGTTCTCAAGACCGCGTGGATGATCGACAAGCACCAGGATTATCGCAAGGTCCGCAAGGACATTGCGGCGATCAAGGCGCTGATGCCCAAGGTCTATCATGACATCGCGCAGCGCTGCATTCACATCCACGGATCGCTTGGCGTGTCGAACGAGATGCCCTTCGTGGGCAACCTGATCGGGTCGATGGTGATGGGCATCGCCGACGGCCCGACCGAGGTCCACAAGGTGACGGTCGCGAAGCAGCACCTGCGTGCCTACCGCGACATCGAAGATCCGACCTTCCCCGAATATTCGCTGATCGAGCGGCGCGCGCGGGCACAGGACATGTACGATCCGGTCGATGAAATCGTCGAGGCGGCGGAGTAG
- a CDS encoding DUF3089 domain-containing protein has translation MKSRIIGAALGLTLFGIAAPATAQQAKATADAGDALYADKDKWLCLPGREDICDQDLATTVVAADGTMTLEPFDPPADAPVDCFYIYPTISLDQSANANWNEGTEEGRVIQQQLARFADVCRVYAPKYRQITMLGASGQLPRAEIISAFRTAYGDVADAWKYYLENYNQGRGVILIGHSQGSRMMNQLIKTEIDGKPSQDRIVAAYLNGTSVLVPEGKVVGGDFKSMPLCTSASETGCIVAYRSFRDTIGPVNDYAATKRPGMEIACVNPAAPGGGEAPLHSYLTTDALMDGPKPKWTDDGRKVETPFASVPGLLTGECVSNDKGQYLTIRIKPDPNDPRTDDITGDIYTDGKLNPDMGLHLIDINLVIGNLLDLARSQSAAWLARDSQ, from the coding sequence ATGAAAAGCCGCATTATCGGGGCCGCGCTCGGCTTGACGCTATTCGGAATCGCCGCGCCGGCAACCGCACAACAGGCCAAAGCGACAGCCGATGCGGGCGACGCTCTCTATGCCGATAAAGACAAGTGGCTTTGTCTTCCCGGGCGCGAGGATATTTGCGACCAGGACCTTGCAACCACCGTGGTGGCCGCCGACGGCACGATGACGCTCGAGCCCTTCGATCCGCCTGCCGATGCACCGGTCGACTGTTTCTACATCTACCCCACGATCTCGCTCGACCAGAGCGCCAATGCCAACTGGAACGAGGGAACCGAGGAAGGTCGCGTGATCCAGCAGCAGCTCGCCCGCTTCGCCGACGTCTGCCGGGTCTATGCGCCCAAGTACCGCCAGATCACCATGCTCGGCGCATCGGGCCAGCTCCCCCGCGCAGAGATCATTTCGGCTTTCCGCACGGCCTATGGCGATGTCGCGGACGCGTGGAAATATTACCTCGAAAACTACAATCAGGGGCGCGGCGTCATCCTGATCGGTCACTCGCAGGGCTCGCGCATGATGAACCAGCTCATCAAGACCGAGATCGACGGCAAGCCTTCGCAGGACCGGATCGTTGCCGCCTACCTCAACGGCACCAGCGTGCTCGTTCCCGAGGGCAAGGTGGTCGGCGGCGATTTCAAGTCAATGCCGCTCTGCACCAGCGCCAGCGAAACCGGCTGCATCGTCGCCTATCGCAGCTTCCGCGACACGATCGGCCCGGTGAACGACTATGCCGCCACGAAGCGCCCCGGCATGGAGATCGCCTGCGTCAACCCGGCAGCGCCGGGCGGAGGCGAGGCGCCCTTGCATTCCTACCTGACGACCGACGCGCTGATGGATGGACCGAAGCCCAAGTGGACAGACGATGGCAGGAAGGTGGAAACGCCCTTCGCATCGGTCCCCGGCCTGCTGACGGGCGAATGCGTCTCGAATGACAAGGGCCAGTACCTCACGATCCGCATCAAGCCCGATCCGAACGATCCGCGGACCGATGATATTACCGGCGACATCTATACCGACGGGAAGCTCAATCCGGACATGGGCCTGCACCTGATCGACATTAACCTGGTGATTGGCAATCTGCTCGACCTCGCCCGGTCTCAGAGCGCCGCCTGGCTCGCTCGCGACTCGCAATGA
- a CDS encoding MmgE/PrpD family protein, with product MDDRLALSRRGVMAGAAMMTLLAGTRVSAAGSAALQVEASAEPPAPGEPGFVAVVPELTTYLAGVRTATVPSAIRERARLHILDTLASIVACHPLEAARLGRKYASTMSGGGGSPIFASRETASPIDAVFANAMTAHAAEINDFIPSAYVQPGPSIVSAAMELARANGRSGHDLVNAVVAGYELAGRIPKAVGTRNLWYAGLANHGVGPIFGTAAASAALLGLDREQCDHMLAYCAQQASGSWQWMLDVRHVEKAFVFAGLGARNGMQAAIMADLGFTGVPESFDTEKTWFRWPALTGEGSDPARLIDGLGEEFELSHAAMKRYPVGGPTQPAVRALLELEKEVDAKDIASIRVEMPGAAETFRRANMPALNIPYLAAIIMLDGRLDFVDAQSLDRMTNDQAAKAFASKVEVVADTAQETGEGEDRTESARVIITLADGSKKSRYIAYVSGFPTHPMGKSDVETKARELIEPVIGKAKSAQLVALCDDLDGLKTVDPIIELMRFDSP from the coding sequence ATGGATGATCGGCTGGCGCTGTCCCGGCGCGGTGTGATGGCAGGCGCAGCAATGATGACGCTGCTTGCCGGTACGAGGGTGAGCGCTGCTGGCAGTGCCGCATTACAGGTCGAAGCATCTGCCGAACCTCCCGCGCCCGGCGAACCCGGCTTCGTGGCGGTTGTGCCCGAATTGACGACTTATCTGGCTGGCGTGCGAACCGCGACGGTCCCGAGCGCCATTCGCGAGCGTGCGCGGCTCCATATTCTCGATACGCTTGCCTCGATCGTGGCATGCCACCCGCTCGAGGCAGCCCGGCTCGGAAGGAAATATGCCAGCACGATGAGCGGCGGCGGGGGCAGCCCGATCTTTGCCTCGCGCGAGACGGCGAGCCCGATCGATGCCGTGTTCGCCAATGCGATGACCGCGCATGCGGCCGAGATCAACGATTTCATCCCCTCGGCCTATGTCCAGCCGGGTCCGTCGATCGTGAGCGCTGCGATGGAACTCGCCCGCGCGAACGGGCGCAGCGGGCACGACCTCGTAAATGCGGTCGTCGCCGGGTACGAATTGGCGGGGCGTATTCCCAAGGCGGTCGGCACGCGCAATTTGTGGTACGCAGGCCTCGCCAATCACGGGGTCGGCCCGATTTTCGGGACCGCCGCTGCCAGCGCCGCGCTGCTTGGCCTCGATCGGGAGCAATGCGACCATATGCTGGCCTATTGTGCGCAGCAGGCCTCGGGCTCGTGGCAGTGGATGCTCGATGTGCGCCACGTCGAAAAGGCCTTCGTCTTTGCAGGACTGGGTGCACGCAACGGGATGCAGGCGGCGATCATGGCCGATCTGGGGTTCACCGGCGTCCCCGAGAGCTTCGACACCGAAAAGACGTGGTTCCGCTGGCCCGCGCTTACGGGTGAGGGTTCGGACCCGGCGCGCCTGATCGACGGACTGGGCGAGGAATTCGAACTCTCGCATGCGGCGATGAAGCGCTACCCGGTCGGCGGGCCGACGCAACCTGCGGTGCGCGCACTGCTGGAGCTGGAAAAGGAGGTGGACGCGAAGGACATTGCCTCCATTCGGGTGGAGATGCCGGGGGCGGCAGAGACCTTCCGCAGGGCCAATATGCCCGCACTCAACATTCCCTATCTCGCCGCGATCATCATGCTCGACGGCCGGCTCGATTTCGTCGACGCGCAATCGCTCGACCGGATGACCAATGACCAGGCCGCGAAGGCTTTCGCGAGCAAGGTCGAGGTTGTGGCCGACACGGCGCAGGAGACGGGAGAGGGTGAAGACCGGACCGAAAGCGCGCGGGTCATCATTACCCTGGCGGATGGCAGCAAGAAGTCGCGCTATATCGCCTATGTGTCTGGTTTCCCAACGCACCCTATGGGCAAAAGCGACGTCGAAACAAAGGCGCGCGAACTGATAGAGCCGGTGATCGGGAAGGCCAAATCCGCGCAGCTGGTCGCGCTTTGCGACGATCTTGATGGGTTGAAGACGGTGGACCCGATTATCGAGCTGATGCGCTTCGATAGCCCGTAA
- a CDS encoding TetR/AcrR family transcriptional regulator yields the protein MTDKAPTNARETSTNDEVRPKKVRRTQAERTSSSRRRAIDAAIMNLAEEGYAATTVMRVAQRAGISRGGILHHFSGKAELMEAVGYRAVETLQTKRKEALRDTPQGVERFHALTRASWETIREPESIALLEILIGSRGDPLLAEIMPRFLQQLDQIQLAKTKNVAKTAGIENEQLLKTMNKLHTAAMRGLLLESIYDDGSTETIAESVKLLEWYKEQLTQRLIAGDEGS from the coding sequence ATGACCGATAAAGCGCCGACCAACGCTCGCGAAACGAGCACGAACGACGAGGTACGCCCGAAGAAGGTTCGCCGAACCCAGGCGGAGCGCACCTCGTCGTCCCGTCGCCGTGCGATCGATGCCGCGATCATGAATCTGGCGGAAGAAGGCTACGCGGCGACGACAGTCATGCGCGTTGCGCAACGTGCCGGGATCAGCCGCGGCGGCATTCTCCACCATTTCTCGGGCAAGGCCGAGTTGATGGAAGCGGTTGGCTATCGCGCCGTGGAAACGCTGCAGACAAAGCGCAAGGAAGCGCTTCGCGACACGCCGCAAGGGGTCGAACGCTTCCACGCGCTGACCCGGGCGTCGTGGGAAACGATCCGCGAGCCGGAATCGATCGCCCTGCTGGAAATCCTGATCGGATCGCGCGGCGATCCCTTGCTCGCAGAGATCATGCCGCGTTTCCTGCAGCAGCTCGACCAGATCCAGCTGGCAAAAACGAAGAATGTGGCAAAAACGGCCGGCATAGAAAACGAGCAATTGCTCAAGACGATGAACAAGCTCCACACGGCGGCCATGCGGGGCCTGCTGCTTGAATCGATTTACGATGACGGTTCGACGGAAACGATCGCGGAATCGGTCAAGCTGCTCGAATGGTACAAGGAGCAGCTGACCCAGCGCCTGATTGCGGGAGACGAGGGCTCCTGA